Genomic segment of Kibdelosporangium phytohabitans:
CCTGACCGAGCCGCAATGGCTGGTGGAGGCCGAGAACCTCTGGTCGCACACGGTTCCGGTGCATTCCATGGCGATCATCCCGGTGTGGCGACGGCCGTGGGTGGTGATCGGCAGGGACACGTTCGCCGGTGACGTGCTGCTGCGGCTCGGCGTGGCCAACGTGTACGCCGAGCACGAGGAGCGGTACCCCCGCCCGAAGCTGGACGAGTTGCAGGCGCAGGACGCGGACCTGGTGGTGCTGCCGGACGAGCCGTACCTGTTCACCGACACCGACGGGCCGGAGGCGTTCCCGGGCAAGAGTTACAAGCTGGTCAACGGCAGGCACTTGACCTGGTGCGGCCCGTCGCTTGTGGACGCTCACACCTCGTTGCGCTGAGCGAACCTGTCGGTCGCGGCGAGCAGCTGCTGGGCGATGCCGGGGTCGGCGACCGCGTGCCCGGCCGAGTTGAGCACGTGCCCCTCGCACTCGGGCCACGACGTGGCCAGCTCGTACGCGGTGATCATCGGCGTGACGATGTCGTAGCGCCCGTTGACGACCACGCCGGGGATGCCTGCCAGCTTGCCGACGTCCCTGAGCAGCTGGCCTTCCGCCAGCCAGCCCTTGTTGACGAAGTAGTGCAACGCGATCCGGGCGAAAGCGACCGCGAACTTCTCCTCGCCGTAGGAGGTCACCATGCTGGTCTGGGTGGACGCGGTCGCGCCTTCCCAGGTGCTCCACGCGACCGCGGCCCGCCGGCTCAGCTCGGGGTCGTCGCCGAACACCAGCCGGTGGTACGCGGTCAGCGCGTCCTCGCCCTCGGGCACGAACTCGGTGAACTTCGCCCACGCGTCCGGGAAGATGTGCCCGGCGCCGCCGCCGTACAGCCAGTCCAGTTCGGACTGTCGCAGCGTGAACACGCCCCGCAGGATCATCCCGCTGACGCGTGAGGGGTGCGTCTGCCCGTACGCCAGCGCGAGCGTCACGCCCCACGAGCCACCGAACAGCAGCCACTTGTCGATGCCGAGGTGCGCACGCAGCTTCTCCATGTCGCCGACCAGGTGCCAGGTGGTGTTGGTGGCCAGGTCGTGCTCGGGTGAGCTCACGTGCGGCGTGCTCTTGCCGGATCCCCGCTGGTCGAACAGGACGATCCGGTAGGCCGCGGGGTCGAAGTGCTGCCGTTGCTTCGGATTGGTCCCCGAGCCGGGGCCGCCGTGCAGGACGACCGCCGGGATGCCGTCCGGGTTGCCACTGACTTCCCAGTACACCTGGTGGCCGTCGCCGACATCGAGCATGCCGGAGTCGTACGGGAGGATGTCCGGGTAGAACACGCGCATGCCACCCAGTCTCTCGTGAGTGTTTCGGCCGGTTTGAACCGGCCGAAACACTCACGAGGGGGTTGCTCAGTGGAACGTGTGCTCGGGGCCGGGGAACTGCCGGTCCTTGACCTCCGCGGCGAACTGCTGCACGGCGCCGGACAGGACCCCGGCCATGTCGGCGTAGCGCTTGACGAACCGCGGCGCCTTCCCGGTCCGCAGCCCGGCCATGTCCTGCCAGACGAGGACCTGCGCGTCGCAGTCCGGGCCGGCGCCGATGCCGATCGTGGGAATCCGCAGCTCGTGCGTGACCCGCTTGGCGGCCTCGCCGGGCACCATTTCCATCACCACGGCGAACGCCCCCGCGTTCTGCAGCGCGAGCGCGTCCGTGACCAGGACGTCGGCGGCGTCGCCACGGCCCTGCACGCGATAACCACCGAGGTTGTGTTCACTCTGCGGAGTGAAACCGATGTGTCCCATCACGGGCACACCGGCCGACGTCAGCGCTTCGACGTGCGGGGCGAAGTGGGCTCCGCCCTCCAGTTTCACGGCGTGCGCGCGGCCTTCCTTCATGAACCGGACCGCCGTTTCCAGCGCCTGCGCCGGTGAGACCTGGTACGAGCCGAACGGCAGGTCGGCAACGACCAGTGCCCGCCTGGCCGAGCGCGTCACGGCGCGGACCAGCGGAACGAGTTCGTCGACCGTCACAGGCAATGACGTGTCGTAGCCGTACACGTTGTTGGACGCCGAATCACCGACGAGCAGGACCGGGATACCGGCCTCGTCGAACAGCGCGGCCGTGTACATGTCGTACGCGGTCAGCATGGGCCACGGCTCGCCGCGGTCTTTCATTTCCTGCAGGTGATGGATCCGCACGCGCTTCGGTGTCGCCGCGGCAGTGCTTGCACCCTGGGCACCTGATCCGTATGGGGATGTGAGCTCAGAAGACATCGTCGTCCACCGTCCTTGTCCTCGAGGCCCGTGTGCGGGTCCCCGGGTTGGCTGGGGCTCTACGTGTACGAGGGTGACAGCCGCGGCGCTGGTTCGCAGGTGGGTGGGAGGGAAGTCACAGGGTCGCAGGGGCCATGATCTGGGGCGTGGGCAAGCACAGAGCAGCTGGCATCGTGGCGACGATTGTGCAGGTCGGCGCGTTTCTCTCGGTGTTCTTCGTCCTGACGGACGTCGACAGCGAGGTTCGCTGGTACGTGGGTTTCGCCTCGTGGATGGTGGGCCTGCCGGTCGACGAGAACCTGTTCATCTCGGTCGTGCTGCTGGTGCTCGGCGCGGCGCTGCGGCGCCGGAAACGGGCCGCGCTGTGGACGCTGGTCGTGTTCGAGGTCGGCTCGGTCCTGACCGATCTCGTCTACCTGCTCACCCTGGAGGAGGATCCCGACCTCGCCGTCGACATCGGCGAGGTCACGACCCTGCTGGTGGTCGCCGTCGCGGTCGAGCTGGCGATCATCCTGGTCCTGCTCAGGCTGAGGCCGTCGTTCCCCGCCCAGATCGCGCCCGGCGCGGTGCGCAGGTCCGTGGCGATCCTGCTGGTCGGGCTGGCCGCGGTGACGGTCGCAGGCTGGATACTGACCGGGCCGTTCCCCGGCTCGCTGCGGGAGGTCTGGGAGAAGCTGGTCTGGGCGGGCAATCACACCACGGGTGAGCTGCTGCAACTCCGCCCGCTGGGCATCGGCCGGGGCCCCGGCTGGCTGGGCACCCTGCTGGACGTCCTCGGCGCGCTTGTCGCGGTCGTCGCCGTCTACAGGTTCTTCCGTGGCGTGCGCAGCATGCGGCACCTCGCGCCGGACGAGGAACTCAAGGTCAGGGAGCTGCTCGCGGAGTACGGCGAACGCGACTCGCTCGGCTACTTCGCCACCCGGCGGGACAAGAGCGTGGTGTTCGCGCCGAACGGGCGCGCGGCGGTGACGTATCGCGTGCTGGGCGGTGTCAGCGTCGCGAGTGGTGATCCGGTCGGTGATCCGGAGGCGTGGCGCCAGGCCGTCGACATGTGGCTGGTCGAGGCACATCGGTACGGGTGGGCCAGCGGTGTGCTCGGTGCCAGCGAGGACGGCGCGAAGGTCTACACGGCGGCGGGCCTCAAGGCGCTGGAGATCGGTGACGAGGCCATTTTGGACGTTCGGCAGTTCACGTTGTCCGGGCCGGAACGCAGGTCCGTGCGGCAGGCCGTGAACAGGATCGAACGCGCCGGGTACACGTGCACGGTCCGCCGGCACTCCGAGATCCCCGAGCCGGAGATGGAGACGCTGCGCAGCGCCGCCCAGCACTGGCGCGGTGCGCAGACCGAGCGAGGGTTCTCCATGGCGCTCGGGCGGCTCGGTGACCCAGCGGACGGCCGGTGCGTCATGGTGGAGGCGTACGACCTCGCGGGCCGGTTGCGGGGGTTGTTGTCGTTCGTGCCGTGGGGCAGGCGCGGGTTGTCGCTCGACCTGATGCGCCGTGACCGCGACGCGGGCAACGGGCTCAACGAGTTCATGCTCAACGCGGTCATCGAGGCGAGCGGAAAGCTCGGCGCGCAACGGATCTCGCTGAACTTCGCGATGTTCCGCGCGGTGTTCGAAGGCGGCGAGCGGATCGGCGCCGGGCCGGTCCTGCGGGCGTGGCGGGGGATCCTCGGCGTGTTCTCCCGTTTCCTGCAGCTCGAGTCGCTGTACCGGTCCAACGCGAAGTACGGCCCCGACTGGGAACCGCGTTTCCTGTGCTACTCGCGGACCAGGCGGTTGCCGAAGGTCGGCATCGTCGCGGGCGCGCTGGAGGGCTTCCTGCCGACGCTGCAGCGCCGCAGCGGCCTGCGTGCCGAACCGGTCGACGACCAGTTCGTTGGCCGGGTTCGTGAGATCGACGAGCTCGCCGCCAAGGCCAAGCCGAGGCAGGCGCGGCGGCCGGAGCAGGTCCGGGTGCGGATCGCGAAGCTGGAACGGCTCCGCGCAGCCGGTTACGACCCCTACCCGCCCGGATTCGACCGGGACACCCGGCTTTCCGCTGTCGTTGAGCGGTTTCCGGCGCTGCCACCGGACACCCGCACCGGGCAGCACGTGCGGATCGCGGGCCGGGTGATCGCCAGCCGCGACCTCGGTGGCCTGTGTTTCGTGCGGCTGCGCGACTTCGGCGGCGAACT
This window contains:
- the panB gene encoding 3-methyl-2-oxobutanoate hydroxymethyltransferase, which produces MSSELTSPYGSGAQGASTAAATPKRVRIHHLQEMKDRGEPWPMLTAYDMYTAALFDEAGIPVLLVGDSASNNVYGYDTSLPVTVDELVPLVRAVTRSARRALVVADLPFGSYQVSPAQALETAVRFMKEGRAHAVKLEGGAHFAPHVEALTSAGVPVMGHIGFTPQSEHNLGGYRVQGRGDAADVLVTDALALQNAGAFAVVMEMVPGEAAKRVTHELRIPTIGIGAGPDCDAQVLVWQDMAGLRTGKAPRFVKRYADMAGVLSGAVQQFAAEVKDRQFPGPEHTFH
- the lysX gene encoding bifunctional lysylphosphatidylglycerol synthetase/lysine--tRNA ligase LysX, coding for MIWGVGKHRAAGIVATIVQVGAFLSVFFVLTDVDSEVRWYVGFASWMVGLPVDENLFISVVLLVLGAALRRRKRAALWTLVVFEVGSVLTDLVYLLTLEEDPDLAVDIGEVTTLLVVAVAVELAIILVLLRLRPSFPAQIAPGAVRRSVAILLVGLAAVTVAGWILTGPFPGSLREVWEKLVWAGNHTTGELLQLRPLGIGRGPGWLGTLLDVLGALVAVVAVYRFFRGVRSMRHLAPDEELKVRELLAEYGERDSLGYFATRRDKSVVFAPNGRAAVTYRVLGGVSVASGDPVGDPEAWRQAVDMWLVEAHRYGWASGVLGASEDGAKVYTAAGLKALEIGDEAILDVRQFTLSGPERRSVRQAVNRIERAGYTCTVRRHSEIPEPEMETLRSAAQHWRGAQTERGFSMALGRLGDPADGRCVMVEAYDLAGRLRGLLSFVPWGRRGLSLDLMRRDRDAGNGLNEFMLNAVIEASGKLGAQRISLNFAMFRAVFEGGERIGAGPVLRAWRGILGVFSRFLQLESLYRSNAKYGPDWEPRFLCYSRTRRLPKVGIVAGALEGFLPTLQRRSGLRAEPVDDQFVGRVREIDELAAKAKPRQARRPEQVRVRIAKLERLRAAGYDPYPPGFDRDTRLSAVVERFPALPPDTRTGQHVRIAGRVIASRDLGGLCFVRLRDFGGELQVMLTGPALHDWRSLVDLGDHVGVSGEVVTSRRGELSVLADEWTVTAKCLHPLPDKRKGLSDPETRVRQRYLDLVVNPESAAMLKLRSTVVRALRETLHDKDFLEVETPMLQTVHGGANARPFVTHINAYDMRMYLRIAPELYLKRLCVAGVERVFELNRNFRNEGVDASHNPEFTMLEAYQAYADYSTMRVLTQKLVQRAARAAYGAEIVRRGGEEFDISGDWPVVSVHQAVSGALGEEITPDTPVRELKGLLAKAGIVLDDELGHGHLVQKAYEYLVEGDTVEPTFYTDFPTETSPLTRRHRVEQRVAERWDLVAFGSEIGTAYTELTDPIEQRERLEAQSLRAASGDVEAMELDEDFLRALEHGMPPTGGMGLGVDRLLMMLTGASIRQTVLFPFARPR
- the pip gene encoding prolyl aminopeptidase — encoded protein: MRVFYPDILPYDSGMLDVGDGHQVYWEVSGNPDGIPAVVLHGGPGSGTNPKQRQHFDPAAYRIVLFDQRGSGKSTPHVSSPEHDLATNTTWHLVGDMEKLRAHLGIDKWLLFGGSWGVTLALAYGQTHPSRVSGMILRGVFTLRQSELDWLYGGGAGHIFPDAWAKFTEFVPEGEDALTAYHRLVFGDDPELSRRAAVAWSTWEGATASTQTSMVTSYGEEKFAVAFARIALHYFVNKGWLAEGQLLRDVGKLAGIPGVVVNGRYDIVTPMITAYELATSWPECEGHVLNSAGHAVADPGIAQQLLAATDRFAQRNEV